From the genome of Vicinamibacterales bacterium:
AGGGCGTCACGACGAGCCCCGAGTCGTCCATGGCGAACTGGGTCGCCGCGATCGCGTACTGGATGAAGACGTCCATCTTCTTGACGTCCTTCTTCTCCACGAACGCGAGCGGATCGAACCCCTTCACCTCTGCCGCGAAGCGGGTCGAGAACCCCTCGGTGTCGAACTTCGTGATCGGACCGGCCCCGGACGTGCCGGCCAGCAGGGCCGCCCACGTTGCGTCGGTGCCGATCCCGACGGACGTCACCAGCCCGATGCCGGTGACGACGACTCGCCTTGTCAATGTGCCTCCGCCTACTTCTTGCCCTTGCCGTGCTTCTCGATGTACTCGACGGCGTCCTTCACGCGCGTGATCTTCTCGGCGTCTTCGTCGGGAATCTCGAGCTCGAACTCCTCTTCGAACGCCATGACGAGCTCGACGGTGTCGAGCGAATCCGCGCCGAGATCCTCGACGAACGAGGCATCGAACGTCACTTCCTCTTCGTCCACGCCGAGTTGCTCAACGATGATGCTCTTCACCTTGTCCGCTACGGCCATCTGGCCCTCCTACG
Proteins encoded in this window:
- the acpP gene encoding acyl carrier protein, producing MAVADKVKSIIVEQLGVDEEEVTFDASFVEDLGADSLDTVELVMAFEEEFELEIPDEDAEKITRVKDAVEYIEKHGKGKK